The Porites lutea chromosome 11, jaPorLute2.1, whole genome shotgun sequence genome includes a region encoding these proteins:
- the LOC140951959 gene encoding uncharacterized protein, giving the protein MGVSMNLIKNLHEECMAGWTNLNSSLRGNLRRISKSLVFLSAKKPESKLTFDTVMSEAKNATVVLFGEQHHEPSILKAQLCVLERMVSQTQLLSTNTSKGAGNVTVVMEMFNFQQQPLLDAYQADQISLDELSNKYKGTEGFALEHYGYILEVAKKLGVKLVAGFVPKPFCSMMVNEGKNHVLEKIEKSGGPPREFYVDGSEDHYRYFQGLISGNLDKVVDKYRRIFPAQILRDSAFAYTVMDIVQKSNGQTRVLGICGSGHLDYKFGIPERISPEVPIYVLTSRAQDDPVEHNVADCIFQYS; this is encoded by the exons ATGGGGGTTTCTATGAACTTAATCAAGAATTTACACGAAGAGTGCATG GCTGGCTGGACTAATCTTAATTCATCCCTCAGGGGAAATCTGAGAAGGATATCAAAGTCATTAGTTTTTCTTTCTGCAAAAAAGCCTGAGTCAAAGTTAACATTTGATACAGTGATGTCCGAGGCAAAGAATGCAACTGTTG ttttgtttgGTGAACAACACCATGAGCCATCGATTCTCAAGGCCCAGTTATGTGTCCTTGAAAGAATGGTATCACAAACACAGCTTCTGTCTACCAACACTTCCAAGGGTGCAGGAAATGTTACAGTTGTCATGGAGATGTTTAACTTTCAACAGCAACCTTTGCTTGATGCATATCAGGCTGACCAAATTTCATTAGATGAACTTTCAAATAAATACAAAGGAACTGAAGGATTTGCACTGGAGCATTACGGATATATCTTAGAAGTTGCTAAAAAACTTGGAGTCAAGCTAGTGGCTGGGTTTGTGCCCAAACCATTTTGCAGCATGATGGTTAATGAGGGTAAAAACCATGTTcttgaaaaaatagaaaaaagtggAGGACCACCAAGAGAATTTTATGTTGATGGATCTGAGGATCATTATCGATACTTTCAAGGACTTATCAGTGGAAATCTTGACAAAGTTGTGGACAAGTATCGTCGGATATTTCCAGCACAGATACTAAGAGATAGTGCATTTGCTTACACAGTTATGGATATAGTACAAAAGTCAAATGGACAGACTAGAGTCTTGGGTATCTGTGGATCAGGACACTTAGATTACAAATTTGGTATTCCTGAGCGGATATCACCAGAGGTCCCCATTTATGTGCTGACATCACGTGCTCAAGATGACCCAGTGGAACATAATGTTGCTGACTGCATCTTTCAGTATTCATAA